A region of Mesorhizobium sp. AR02 DNA encodes the following proteins:
- a CDS encoding translocation/assembly module TamB domain-containing protein: MKTVWRILRIVLYTLLIVVAGAIGALFVLTKTERGRDNLAGIISRLASSDDRKVTVSGIDGIWSGALSVDHVVLEDRQGAWLVARKVAVDWSPLALLSKSFSADRIAAERIELARLPVAGTQPPAQSGTTTLPVSIDIRQIDLPEIALGQQLAGSGIAELAAKGMLKADAAPLAVETTLNVTRHDGKQGNVDAKIHFAPADNRLDLDLKASEPAGGIIANLLKLPDTPPVEIAVAGTGPLANWNGIATFMVDGKIVTQLTGRHQLTDKGNHVEAKGDGEFAPFLPENLRPLFAGKTSFDVAGTATLAGGISVDRANIESDAIHGTANGIADPAGASDLSVEIAAKGAPVPITVGNAAQPITVVIRNITARAFGDGKTPIIDIGASLVSVVAGGTQLNDLAAQIHSDGFDIQTRAGPFAVKLTAGGLKTDVATLAPLITGKVDVDLAGSLSKDAITIDQGTLRSDALNASLTMTVALADLSMQLKMNADAVSTALPPQISSVLGERVKFSAAATRDPQGAFAANSISLTSGSLSASGTASAQGTDIQADIKGTLGDVSVLSPMVGVPVAGGVDFALSASGPRSAPDFTVSADSDSLTASGRTVKAIKLTASGKADIASPSANVSLTGTVNDQPLDVKAALVTSEGKRSINGFLVSLGDNKVSGDLALDDKFMPLGTLTLAAPAIDQLAALAGQAVTGDINGTIGFAKDGETPSVTVDAKSTSIARGEVTAKAIAVNALIANYLKAPAISGTIKADSVTSGATEISGIGVDLKRDGDWTNFTGGATIAGIPATAAGRVKIAQGTTSVEIASGEATVRGIKAAIAQPSALTTANGTTTIDKLALDVGGGAVTLSGTAGQTLDLAAQFSALPAALANDFVPGLDAVGTLGGTAQVTGTPAAPEVRFNAQLAGAETSQTRQAGLGPLAVDAVGSYTLAGGVALDHATLTGDKISGKATGTINPNGASDFALDLTSSGPSLPLTFGSADSPVKIEVQSLSAKVAGESTQARLDVSAILPSVTTSPAKVEGLALALHSDAFDLRNRAGPVSGTVSVDKVGLDNAAIAPLIAGKVTAALNARLTSDAVAIDSGSLKSDALNSQVAGQVSLRDGAIDLKLSADAPSSALPAAARGMLGERAQISATLKRDPNGSINVDGLKLVSGALSAQGQASLADNKLAADITGALADISLLSKDAKGAIAFALNAQGPAIAPDLSLTINSDRLLVAEREITGLKLTATGKADAANPAANVQLTGNVAGQALQGSAVLATADGKSAINGLLLSLGKNKISGDLALDDKFVPEGTISLDLPDIGPLAALALEKAEGDVRGTIAFTKNGAAPQVAIKAATGSITRGDLQAKAVSIDALIANYLAAPVISGKIRADTVTSGGTVISGIDVDLKRDGDWTGFSGGATVKGIPAKAAGRVKVANGTTTIELVSGQATVQGIKAAIAQASTVSIANGTTTLDRLVLNLGGGTATVTGKVGQVLDINATLAKVPMSLANSFSPGLDAVGSISGTVKVTGAPASPAIAFNIDAAGVQTSQTRGAGVGAVSVSSSGTFAGNKLTFNANVSDGAGLGLKGGGTVTTAGTPALVLDFNGAVPFGMLSQKLAAQGLALTGTANVNVQVRGPATSPVIGGSVSTSGARLVDARSGLAVNDLMADVSIGGGVARINRLTGTLSTRGSLSASGTVGINPAQGFPADLSIKLTDGRYTDGRVVTANLGGDLTIKGPLTSAPVIAGTVNLAKTVITVPDKLPGSLSALDVKHKNAPGAVRAQDKALRPATTSGKSGGSGLALDVTVNAPNQIFIQGRGVDAELGGSLKLTGPASSPQAVGTFTLQRGRLSILGKRLTFTEGTVGFSGSLVPYLNLTATTTTTSATVTIVVSGEATNPKFTFSSVPALPEDEVLAQLIFGRSMSNLSPLQIAQLAEAAGQLAGVGGSTSLLENLRSAIGVDDLDVTTDSQGGTAVSAGKYLNDRTYVTIQKGDKPGSGKATIDLNVGRGVKLRGEATDAGEAKGGIFYEKEY, from the coding sequence ATGAAGACGGTCTGGCGCATCCTTCGCATTGTCCTCTACACGCTGCTGATCGTCGTCGCGGGCGCGATTGGCGCACTCTTTGTGCTGACCAAGACCGAGCGCGGACGCGACAATCTCGCCGGCATCATCTCGCGGCTCGCCTCCAGCGACGATCGCAAGGTCACCGTCAGCGGCATTGACGGCATCTGGTCGGGCGCGCTCAGCGTCGATCATGTCGTGCTGGAAGACCGCCAGGGCGCGTGGCTGGTGGCGCGCAAGGTCGCCGTCGACTGGTCGCCGCTGGCGCTGCTGTCGAAAAGCTTCAGTGCCGACCGCATCGCGGCCGAGCGCATCGAACTGGCACGCCTGCCAGTGGCCGGCACGCAGCCGCCGGCGCAGAGCGGCACGACCACGCTGCCGGTTTCGATTGATATCAGGCAGATCGACCTGCCGGAAATCGCGCTTGGCCAGCAACTGGCCGGCAGCGGCATCGCCGAACTCGCCGCGAAGGGGATGCTCAAGGCCGATGCCGCGCCGCTGGCGGTCGAGACCACGCTCAACGTCACCCGCCATGACGGCAAGCAAGGCAATGTCGACGCCAAGATCCACTTTGCGCCGGCTGACAACAGGCTCGACCTCGACCTCAAGGCTTCCGAGCCGGCAGGCGGCATCATCGCCAATCTGCTCAAGCTGCCCGACACGCCGCCGGTCGAAATAGCCGTCGCGGGCACGGGACCGCTTGCCAACTGGAACGGTATCGCCACGTTCATGGTCGATGGCAAGATCGTCACCCAGCTGACCGGCCGTCATCAGCTCACTGACAAGGGCAATCACGTCGAGGCCAAGGGCGACGGCGAGTTCGCGCCTTTCCTGCCGGAAAATCTGCGGCCGCTGTTTGCCGGCAAGACCAGCTTTGATGTCGCCGGCACCGCCACATTGGCTGGCGGCATCAGCGTCGACCGCGCCAATATCGAAAGCGATGCGATACATGGCACCGCGAACGGCATCGCCGACCCTGCCGGCGCCAGCGACCTGTCGGTTGAAATTGCCGCCAAAGGCGCACCTGTGCCGATCACCGTGGGCAATGCGGCACAGCCGATCACGGTGGTCATCCGGAACATCACCGCCCGCGCCTTTGGCGACGGCAAGACGCCGATCATCGACATTGGTGCCTCGCTGGTTTCGGTGGTGGCGGGGGGGACCCAGCTCAACGATCTTGCGGCGCAGATTCACTCCGACGGCTTCGACATCCAGACCCGCGCCGGGCCGTTTGCCGTCAAGCTGACGGCGGGTGGGCTGAAGACCGACGTGGCGACGCTGGCGCCGCTGATCACCGGCAAGGTCGATGTCGACCTCGCGGGATCGCTGAGCAAGGACGCCATCACCATCGACCAGGGCACTTTGCGCTCCGATGCGCTGAACGCCTCGCTGACCATGACGGTGGCGCTTGCGGACCTGTCGATGCAGCTGAAGATGAATGCCGATGCGGTGTCGACCGCCTTGCCGCCGCAGATCAGCTCGGTGCTCGGCGAGCGGGTGAAATTCTCGGCCGCCGCCACCCGCGATCCGCAAGGGGCGTTTGCCGCCAATTCGATCTCGTTAACCTCCGGTTCGCTGAGCGCCAGCGGCACCGCCAGCGCGCAGGGAACGGACATTCAGGCCGACATCAAGGGCACGCTGGGCGACGTTTCGGTGCTGTCGCCGATGGTGGGCGTGCCGGTTGCCGGCGGTGTCGATTTCGCCCTGTCGGCGAGCGGCCCGCGCTCGGCCCCGGATTTTACCGTTTCCGCCGACAGCGACAGCCTGACGGCCTCGGGCCGCACGGTGAAGGCGATCAAGCTCACGGCAAGCGGCAAGGCCGACATAGCCAGCCCCTCGGCCAATGTCTCGCTGACCGGTACCGTCAATGATCAGCCGCTCGACGTCAAAGCAGCGCTTGTGACGAGCGAGGGCAAGCGTTCGATCAACGGTTTCCTCGTTTCGCTCGGCGACAACAAGGTTTCGGGCGACCTGGCGCTGGATGACAAGTTTATGCCCCTGGGCACGCTGACGCTCGCAGCACCCGCGATCGACCAGTTGGCGGCACTCGCCGGCCAGGCGGTGACCGGCGATATCAACGGCACCATCGGCTTTGCCAAGGACGGCGAGACGCCGTCAGTCACCGTCGATGCCAAGAGCACCTCGATCGCGCGTGGCGAGGTGACGGCCAAGGCGATCGCCGTCAACGCGCTGATCGCCAACTATCTCAAGGCGCCGGCGATCTCGGGCACCATCAAGGCTGACTCGGTCACGTCGGGCGCCACCGAAATCAGCGGCATCGGCGTCGACCTGAAGCGCGACGGCGACTGGACCAATTTCACAGGCGGCGCCACCATTGCGGGCATTCCGGCGACAGCGGCCGGCCGGGTCAAGATCGCTCAGGGCACCACCAGCGTCGAGATCGCCTCGGGCGAAGCGACGGTTCGCGGGATCAAGGCGGCAATCGCCCAACCCTCGGCGCTGACCACAGCCAACGGCACCACCACCATTGATAAGCTGGCGCTCGACGTCGGCGGCGGCGCGGTGACGCTGTCGGGCACCGCCGGCCAGACGCTCGATCTCGCGGCACAGTTTTCCGCGCTGCCGGCGGCGCTTGCCAATGATTTTGTGCCCGGGCTCGATGCGGTGGGCACGCTCGGTGGCACGGCGCAAGTGACCGGAACGCCGGCTGCTCCGGAGGTCCGGTTCAATGCGCAGCTTGCCGGCGCCGAAACCAGCCAGACCCGCCAGGCCGGGCTCGGGCCGCTCGCTGTCGATGCGGTCGGCAGCTATACCTTGGCCGGCGGCGTCGCCCTCGACCACGCGACGCTGACCGGCGACAAGATTTCCGGCAAGGCCACCGGCACCATCAATCCGAACGGCGCCAGCGATTTTGCGCTCGATCTCACCTCATCCGGTCCCAGCCTACCGCTGACCTTCGGCAGCGCTGATAGCCCGGTGAAGATCGAGGTCCAGTCCTTGTCGGCAAAGGTGGCGGGCGAGAGCACGCAGGCTCGCCTCGATGTCTCCGCGATCCTGCCTTCGGTCACCACCAGCCCGGCCAAGGTGGAGGGGCTTGCCCTGGCATTGCATTCGGACGCGTTCGATCTCAGGAATCGCGCCGGACCGGTTTCCGGTACGGTGTCGGTGGACAAGGTCGGTCTCGACAATGCCGCGATCGCACCGCTGATCGCCGGCAAGGTCACGGCCGCGCTCAATGCCCGGCTGACATCGGACGCTGTCGCCATCGACAGCGGCTCGCTCAAAAGCGATGCGCTCAACAGCCAGGTCGCGGGCCAGGTGTCGCTGCGTGACGGCGCCATCGACCTCAAGCTGAGTGCGGATGCCCCATCATCGGCCTTGCCGGCGGCGGCGCGCGGCATGCTCGGCGAACGCGCGCAGATCAGCGCCACGCTGAAGCGCGATCCCAACGGCAGCATCAATGTCGATGGGCTGAAGCTGGTCTCCGGCGCGCTGAGCGCACAGGGGCAGGCGAGCCTTGCTGACAACAAGCTGGCTGCCGACATCACCGGCGCTCTCGCCGACATCTCGCTGTTGTCCAAAGACGCCAAGGGCGCCATTGCCTTTGCACTGAACGCTCAGGGGCCGGCCATCGCACCCGATCTGTCACTGACCATCAACAGCGATCGGCTGCTGGTGGCGGAGCGCGAGATCACCGGGCTGAAGCTCACCGCCACCGGCAAGGCCGATGCCGCCAATCCGGCAGCGAATGTGCAACTGACCGGCAATGTCGCGGGACAGGCCTTGCAAGGCAGCGCGGTGCTGGCGACGGCGGACGGCAAGAGCGCTATCAACGGCCTGCTGCTGTCGCTGGGCAAGAACAAGATCTCCGGCGATCTGGCGCTGGACGACAAGTTCGTGCCGGAAGGCACCATCTCTCTCGACCTGCCGGATATTGGGCCGCTCGCCGCACTGGCGCTGGAAAAGGCCGAAGGCGACGTGCGCGGTACGATCGCCTTCACGAAGAACGGTGCCGCACCACAGGTCGCCATCAAGGCGGCCACCGGTTCGATCACGCGCGGCGACTTGCAGGCGAAGGCGGTTTCCATCGACGCGCTGATCGCCAACTATCTCGCCGCTCCGGTGATCTCGGGCAAGATCCGCGCCGACACCGTGACATCGGGCGGCACCGTGATCAGCGGCATCGATGTCGATTTGAAGCGCGACGGCGACTGGACCGGCTTTTCCGGCGGCGCCACGGTCAAGGGCATTCCGGCCAAGGCCGCCGGCCGTGTGAAGGTGGCCAATGGCACCACCACCATCGAGCTCGTTTCCGGCCAGGCGACCGTGCAGGGCATCAAGGCGGCCATCGCCCAGGCCTCGACGGTCAGCATCGCCAACGGCACGACGACGCTGGACCGGCTGGTGCTCAACCTCGGCGGCGGCACGGCGACAGTGACCGGCAAGGTCGGGCAGGTGCTCGACATCAATGCGACGCTGGCGAAGGTGCCGATGTCGCTCGCCAACAGTTTCTCGCCGGGCCTCGATGCCGTCGGATCGATTTCGGGTACGGTGAAGGTGACCGGCGCGCCGGCGAGCCCTGCAATCGCCTTCAACATAGACGCGGCCGGCGTGCAAACGTCGCAAACCCGAGGCGCTGGTGTCGGCGCGGTGAGCGTGTCCTCGTCCGGCACCTTCGCCGGCAACAAGCTGACCTTCAACGCCAATGTCAGCGATGGCGCCGGCCTTGGTCTCAAGGGCGGCGGTACGGTGACGACGGCGGGCACGCCGGCACTGGTGCTCGATTTCAATGGCGCCGTGCCGTTCGGCATGCTCAGCCAGAAGCTGGCCGCGCAAGGCCTAGCGCTGACGGGAACCGCCAATGTCAATGTCCAGGTGCGCGGTCCGGCGACATCGCCCGTCATCGGCGGCAGCGTCAGCACCTCGGGTGCGCGGCTGGTGGATGCGCGCTCGGGGCTGGCCGTCAACGATCTTATGGCCGACGTCTCGATCGGCGGCGGCGTCGCCAGGATCAACCGGCTGACTGGAACCTTGTCGACGCGCGGCAGCCTGTCGGCCAGCGGCACGGTCGGCATCAATCCGGCGCAAGGTTTTCCGGCCGACCTGTCGATCAAGCTCACCGACGGGCGCTATACGGACGGGCGCGTGGTGACTGCCAATCTCGGCGGCGACCTGACGATCAAGGGGCCGTTGACATCGGCACCGGTGATTGCCGGCACCGTCAACCTCGCCAAGACCGTCATCACGGTTCCGGATAAGTTGCCAGGCTCGCTCTCGGCGCTCGACGTCAAGCACAAGAACGCGCCCGGCGCGGTCAGGGCGCAGGACAAGGCGCTGCGCCCGGCCACGACGTCAGGCAAGAGCGGCGGCAGCGGGCTTGCGCTTGATGTCACCGTCAACGCGCCGAACCAGATCTTCATCCAGGGCAGGGGTGTCGATGCCGAACTCGGTGGCTCGCTCAAGCTGACCGGTCCGGCCTCGTCGCCGCAGGCGGTCGGCACCTTCACCCTGCAGCGCGGGCGGCTGTCGATCCTCGGCAAGCGGCTGACCTTCACCGAGGGCACGGTCGGCTTCTCCGGCTCGCTGGTGCCCTATCTCAACCTGACCGCGACAACGACGACGACCAGCGCCACCGTCACCATCGTGGTGTCGGGCGAGGCGACCAATCCGAAATTCACCTTCTCCTCGGTGCCGGCGCTGCCCGAGGACGAGGTGCTGGCGCAGCTGATCTTCGGCCGCTCGATGTCGAACCTGTCGCCGCTGCAGATCGCGCAACTGGCCGAAGCGGCCGGGCAACTGGCCGGCGTCGGCGGCTCGACGTCGCTGCTGGAGAATCTGCGCAGCGCCATCGGCGTCGACGATCTCGATGTGACGACGGACAGCCAGGGCGGCACGGCGGTCTCGGCCGGCAAATACCTGAACGACCGTACCTATGTGACCATCCAGAAGGGCGACAAGCCGGGTTCGGGCAAGGCGACCATCGACCTCAATGTCGGGCGCGGTGTCAAGTTGCGCGGCGAGGCGACGGACGCCGGCGAAGCCAAGGGCGGCATCTTCTACGAGAAGGAATATTGA